The DNA segment gttaattcaaatttaaatttttaaaatagaaatagtTTTACCTTTTTACGATTTGGTTAACATAGCTCTTAATAACATGGTAGTAAGTATCGTGCGACTCACGATACCAATCGCACGAAACGATACAGTTCATGCCTCCCACGATACGAATCACACAAATAATCGTTTTTGCTCATGTATCGCAAATGTATCGTGTGAATCGTAAGACGAATCGTTAAATCGGAGAATCGTTTCGTATAATAAATTGGAATTTAAAATcctaatttcaaaattttaccACGCGAACCTCTTCTCCTCTCTTCTTCTCCTACTCTACACAAACCTCATCTCCTCTCCTCCAACAACAACGACCATCAGACTCGTGACAACAAGAGGAGTGACGTCGGACAACAACAACTTTGTGGAATCGTGCAATTGTTGAGGCGTGGTGGTCGCTGGAGGCACGTGACTGTATGCACGGTGAAGAGAGTAGAAAACAGAGAATGAAGCAAAGTAGGAGCGCAAAAGAGCATAAAAGAGAGTGAAGCAAAAATTAGGGAGTGATTAACTACTTAGgatttttttctattatcttggatttttaaaaatgtGTAAAACAAAAAGATAGGCAGATATTATAAGTGTACATGATTGTTTTGTTGTTGAAGAGGGTGTTTTGATGTTTGAAGAGGGAGCTCCaagtaaaaaaaagaaagagaggtaattatttttgtttagaaCTTTTACAACTTACAACTTACAACTTGAAAGCTCAACAAACTAgaactaattaaatttatttatttttgttttgctaATATAGGTCCTAGAGATTTAAATACTAAGaccaataaaaatgaaaaatccaTAGGAGATGAGGAAGACATTGAAGAACTTTTTGTAGACGATGAAGATTACTTGAGTAATGTAGACGTTGGAGAGGAAGACAATGAAATATGAATGACTATGATAATTGCATCTTTGCATGTTTACATATCTTATATATTGAATTATATGTTACATTTTTTAGTGTTTGTGAATCTTACGATTCACAATACGGAACGATTCACGATTCAGAAAATCAAATCTCTAATACACTACTTGTATCTCAATTCAACTACCATGCTTAATAATACttgaaaaaatattcaaaatcacaACCTTCGAATCAAATTTTATTGAACAGAATTAATCCAACAACAATAAATGCAAACATATCTTATTGATCATTGCTTTCCTTCAAGGCACATTGATCAACAATATGTATAGTTGCACAGTTGTCCATGCTTTGTTTTTTCTCCAGGTCACATTGATCAACAATTTCTACAGTTGTTGCACAATCATCCATacattatttttcttcacaATACACTAATcaacaatttatacaattttacaATCATTCGTAATTTACTTTGTAACAAAGTATACATGCATACTTTACTTTGCTTCAAGGCATATTGATCAACACATAAGAATCTCACTAGCACCAATGCTTTCATAATAGTGCATCCTAAGTGTATCTACACTAGTGTATTCATTATAGTAGATCCTATCTATATCATTGCTTTAACAACGCACACAGATCATGCTTATTTGTCATTTAATAATTGTTCAACTATAAATTGAACCATCTACCTATTTAAAACCATTGCATCAAAACACACACTGATAAACTCATAGAtcacaatctaattaggtatgatgctactaaaatattaataaatatccATGTATGTTAAATGATTGTTAGTAAGTTTCAATCTTCTTttaatacaataattaattGTACACTAAGTTTAAAAGATCTACAAAAGAAATTATGATGCTTTTAAACTCAATTACTGCAAACTCTTCCACAAATTTCAACCTCATCACTTCCACTACTTCGGAAGACTTCCAATGGGCCATCATAATGTAAAGTCGAAATGATTACGGTTTAACATACAAATGTTGCAACCCTAGAAGAATAACAATCCAACACAATTGGTCTTTCGATCAAATATTTCACAGCATAACAAAAGTATTACAATATGAAGATCGTAAACAAGTCCTGAAAATCAACTACCAACATTCGGTTTTAgttcttaataaaaaattatgcacAACTCAATACAAGTAAAAATTGATGTTGATGTGTCACAAAAGATCAATCATCAAAAAAGGACTCAACTTTTTCAGTCAAGCGTATACCATGAAGAATCATGGGACAACATCAAATTGTTTGTCAAAACCAACAATTTACATAGAACAACACTTGATGATGGTTTGTAACTTACTAGACAATATCTACATCGACCAACAATGTATAATAAAATTCATACTTGAGTGAGTATATATccatttgattttaattgtatttatgtTCTTTCCATTCACGTACATTCTTTCATGCACATTTAACTCAAATTAATGGAATTTATATTactcttaaataaatatttaaatgtttcttcattaaatataatttgatatGTTGTTTAAATAAGCTTTTTCCAAATATTATTACATAAacttattaatatatttgagTAATATATAAAACACATCCTATCTTAAATAACTATTCCATGCCAATTTTAAATGTGATCCTGAACAAACTGAAGATCCAATTCaaagtgtgtgttcttgaatgCATTATAGGATAACAAACAGGAAGACGAACTAGAGAGACCTGATGGTTTTAAATGTGATCCCAAACAAAGTGAAGATCCAATTCAAATTGTGTCGTTCTTGAATGCTTTATAAGATAGCAAGTAGGAAGATGAACCAGAGAGACCTAATGGTTTTAAATGTGATTCCGAACAAAGTGAAGATCCAATTCAAAGTGTGTCGTTCTTGAATGCATTATAGGATTCACACTGAGTAAGACCACTCCAAAATTGTTCAAATAAATGTTGGGTGGAGATGTAAGAATGTGAAGTTCTGATTGTAACGATTTTTAGCCATAAAATCTCTACAGAACAACAATTATGCAACGTATTCAACTTTTGTGCTACTTCTAGAAACAACTTTTTGTTTATGGGACGACCACGACTTGATCAATATTAAACACAATATCATGTTGTAGATTTACCATCGTTTATATCATTTCCCACTCTGAATCACTAAAGCCCGTGATTTTAGAATTGACGCTTTGTTGAATGAGTAAGCCATGATGCATTGTTCCTTTAAGATAGCATAACATTTGTTTTATTGCTTTCTAATGGTGTTCTTGAGGAGCATGCATGAACTGACACACTTTATTAACTACAAAGGAGAGTTCGGGGCAAGTAATAAGGATGTACTAAAGCACCTACAATAGATAGAAACATCGAAGGATCTGAGAAGGAAGCAAAAACATCTTGTTGAAGTTTCAGAGACGAGACCATAGGAGTATGTTGAGGAGTCAGCCATGTGAGTCCTATGCAGGAGGTTCGAATATATCAACTCTGAGATAAATGAAGTTTACCATCTTTGAGGGTGAATACTTCAATACCAAGAAAATGATGAAGTCTACCAAGATTTTTTAGGGCAAAAGAAGAGCTGAGAGTGGAAATAATGTGTTATCTCAATAAACAATGATCTTGTGATTAtgatgtcatctacatatattAGAACAAACAAGGTTGAAGATTTAGTGAAACAAACAAACATAAATGTGTTACTAGTAGTATAATGAAAACCAAAGTTGTTAAGAGTACTACTTAACTTTTGAAACTAGGACCGAGGTGCCTGTTTGAGGCCATAGATTGCTTTGTGATGTTTGCACACAAGATTCGGATTGTCAGAAATGAACCCTGGGGTTGTTGCATATATACTTATTCCCTAGGATCTCCGTTCACAAAAGTATTGTTGACATCGATATGTTGAATTGGCCACTTGGAAGAAACCACATGTGCTAGTACAATCCGAATAGTTGTTGGTTTCACCACTGGACTGTATGTTTCATTGTAATAAATTCCTTTTGTTTGACTGTAGCCTTTTGCTACTAAACATGCTTTATGTCTCTGAAACGTGCCATCAACATTATACTTGTTTTTAAATTCCATTTACAGCTTACACAATTCGCTCCCGCTAAAAGAGAAGTAAGCGTCCATGTGCCATGATTGACAAGAGTGGTGTATTCATCCATCATAGCTTGAGACCATTGCTTTGATGATAAAGTTTCTTAACAGTTTTAGGTTCAAAAAGGACAAATGACAGAGACATAGTATATAGCTTTGTTTAAAGATTCTTGATTTTGCTCTAGTAGTCATATGATGAATATTGAGGGGAGGATTGGGATTAAGGATATTAGCAGAATCAGAGTAGAACGAGAAGTGGTAGAATGTGTTTGTGAAGGTGAGTAGTTCATAGAAGAAGGAATAACATCAgtagtagtatcatgcatagtACTCACAACAATCAAAGAAGGAATAGTAGTAGACAACATATCATCATTGTGAGAACTAGTAATGAAACCATAAGCAAGCATGAAGTAAGGAGCACACATCATTAAACACTACATGAGGAGAAATATATGTTTCTCCATTTGAAGAGAGACATATATATCCCTTATTATGTAAACTATATCTAAGAAACAAACAACATGAAGATCGAAAatctaatttatgtttattataaGGTATTAGAAGAGGAAAGCAAGCACAACCagatgttttaaaatttggaGTAATCTAGATTAGTATTGAATAACATGTGATAAAGTGTTTTACCATGCAAAGTGGAGGAAGGAAAAACATTAATAACATGAGTTGCGATGATGAAGACTTTTGCCCAAAACTTAACAGcagacaacatggtgagacccaTGTCGGTTATGTGACGATGTTTCCTTTCTATGGCCCCATTTTGTTCGTGTGTGAGGGAAAATTAGACAATGATGAATGGCATgatcatttataaaaaatttagagaCAATAAATCCCTAGCATTATTTAGTTTGTATAGCTTTTTAGTTGAAATCCAGTTTGATTTTCGGAGAAAACTTTGAAACGAGTTAACGTTGCTAGAGCTTGAGATTTAGTATGTAACAAGTATGTCCATGTATATTTAGAGTAAGCATCAAGAAAAGACATATAATACTTGGCCTTGTTTGAAGCACAGGTTGGACcctatatattaatataaaccaACTGTAAAGGCTAAGTATAGACAATGTTTGATAAAGAAAAGGAAGTTGATGAGTTTTACCAATAACACAAGCATCACATAAAGCAAGTTTATCATCATAGTAAATATTACACTAGTTCAAAATCTTTTGAACAACCGAATAACTACAATGACCAAGTCTAGTGCACCACAAATAATTggttttacaaatttaaaaagtatagtTTGAAGTAATAGTAGATGAACACAAATCGGGAAACACTTATAGATCGTCTTTAATTGTGTCGTGAAGTAAGCTTTGTTTGGTGCCTTGATGTTTAACATAGCATGAGTTAggataaaattcaaaaatagacATTGTTACCGTGAGCCAATTTGGATACACTAATCAGATCTTTGTTTATCTCAAGCACATGTAAAAGATTATTTAGAACAAGTTTAGCATGAGTATGTGGTGAAATATAATATGCAAAACCAATATGAGATATATGCATACTTGTTCCATTACCTAGTTGAACTTTTTTAGTGTCGTGGTATGATTTCTTATCATTGAAAACGGATGGATCATTGCTTATATGGTGAGACACACCAATGTCAGGGTACAAGATAGAAAGGATTGAGTGCCAAGAATGGAAGATTCACACAATCTTGATTTGTTGAAGATGAAAATTGAGATAGATTGGCTTGGAAAGGAGAGGAATTAGCATGTACATGCAGGTGCCAACAATGTGTTGCAGTGTGACTAATCTTTCCACAAAGTTGACAACGTGGTCTGTGATTCTTCCAGGATGAAGAAGCGGTTGAATTCCAAGAGTTATGCTGAGGTGGTCTTGCACTAGAAAACCAAGAAGAATTAGGAAATGATGGTGGTCGTGAAGCATGTGGCCACCACGAGAAAAATTTATGTTGAACATAGGTCGCTGAAACTGGGACTAATGGTAGGGAGGAGCAATTGTCGTCGTATTGGCTTGAAGGTAGAATGAGAGAGCTTATGTTTGTCAAACCTTTCTTCTTGAGCGAATAATACGATATCAATCTTGTCTATAGTGTATGGGTCAGTGTGGGATGTGACAACAATAATGAAAGGGTCGTAGTCTTCAAATAGCCCATCAAGAATACTATCAATGTGGTCTTCCGCAAAGATAGGAACACCCATTGCTGCTTGAATGTCCACAAATTTCTTTATGTCCTGAAGGTAAGAGGTGATATACCTATTGTTCTTGGGATTCTTAAGTTGAAGTTTGACTTTCTTGATTTTGGCTCGAGTATGAGAAGCATAATATGTCTCAAGTCGCTGCCATATCTGAGCGGAAGAACGTAACCCAACCATCTTGGTGCGAACATAGGGTGCCATTAAAGCAAGAAGCCATGTGACGGTCAGTTGGTGTTGACGATATTGAAGGAAAGCCGCAAAAATTGTGCAATTGGATTGATCATCAGAGGTTGTGTATTGAGATGGAACATTCGTGCCTTCAAGAAACTGCATCAGATTGAGACCATCAATGGTAGCAAGAATTTGTTGTTTCAAGAGCAGGAAATTGTCATCATCAAGCTTGAGCAAAAGCGGTGTTGCAAATTGATGAAGGGTAGAggaaggggaagccatcgaagAATGTGGCGGACAAGACACAGTGTTAATCATCGAGGAGGACAAATCAGGCAAATCAAAGGTCATGAAGTACGAGAAaaatagctcatgataccatgTTAACGTGAATCAAATGAATCATATGTAAGAAAGAAACAAATGCTATTCATTCAGCCAAACTCTGAGATAGAGAAACGTTTGTTATATATAGATGACACAAGCGTGTGTCTGATATGTCTATATAACTACTTTGTTATACTTTGTGTCTGCGTCTGCTTCTTTTGTTGCGTCTATTGTTGGCTATGGTTAACAATGTGCAAAAcaatttataactatttttttcctTAGCCTCAGATGATTgtagaaagaaaaacaatttcCCCCTAAAATTTAAGCAAATCCAAACATGCTTTGACTAACATCTATACAAATTCaccaaaaaagaagaaagaaaactaATATATATGCAATGGAAAATGTTTGCAATGACTGGGTTCAAGGCTATAATATGATCTAGAAATGGAAAATGTCATTCACATAAATGATGACAAtttcatctatcaaatttatagctcaataaaaaaatattgacacGAGCACAACTTACACGGAACAAATGTATAATGCAGAATTTTAGAGGTTTAGAATACCTTACTCTATGTTGTTACTTGTATTTGTCCATTATCTTTCTAGCTTCTTCCACTGGATCATCCATAGGAGTGGAGGTAGTTTCTCCGTTCCCTCTAGGTCCTTGATCTTTATTGAATGCTAGGTATGCAAAGTATGAAAGTCCTATAGTGGCCTATCAAAGAAGAAATTCACTTGGATTAAACACAGCATATAGCAGTGAAGTGAACAATCACCAAAATTTAGGATACAttcagaatttttatttttgtgaaaatACATTCAGCTTCAAAGACAATTTCAAGGGGAACAAACATCCCTTTTCCTATGTAAATTTTCTTTCAGATACCCTTGTATGGCTTGTATTTAATTGTCAAAACTGCTATCCATAAACAAAACAACATATAGACTTTTGAAATCATCATAAGAGAGCCATGTACTCGACCAAAATGGTCAATGGTGTACTGATGACCACATTTTACTGGAAGACAAgacaagaaaattaaaaacacaatttGCCACTGTATGTCATGGCTGAATAATGCAAGCTGCACAGATTGATACATATAACTTTATCAGGAAACATATATAGCTGCATAAAATTGCACATGCAACTACATGATTTCGACTGGTTACTATTTAAACCCTTTTTTTTCAATAACTGTTTATAGCTACTTGTGTAATTTGTCAATTGGAAAATAGCTACAACAGATGCAAACATTTCATCTCAATGGATAGAAATTGTTGAAACTATCAGTGAAAAAATAGGTCACGGAAGTGTCCTCAAAACGTATTGAACATTGATTGTCACTTTGACAAAGGAAAAGTCCTGTCCGGGAAATATTTACTAgttttgtcattttttattttgtcagcTCCATCCAGCAACCCACTGCCTTCATGTTCACTAAGTCTCTCAAAGGTTCTTGAGTTCATGACATTTGTAATAAGCTTATTATACTTATGCTCTAGTTTGAGGAAGAGTGTTAAAgatataatttgattatatgTTAGATTTTGATTTGATTACATTAAATAGGAAGTCATGATATAATTTAATAGGGAAATCGCAGAGTGGTACCATCCTTTGTGATAAGTTTTGTCAGTGTCAGTGATCCTTTTATCATAATTGATAGCCTCACCCAAAATTATTAGACTATAAAACATGGTTTTGGCACTGTTGAACCATGGAATCGATATTGTGACCTAAATTTGTTGATTCCTTGTCAACACAATATAAAACAAGTTTGTCTCTCAATATTGAAGCGGCAGTAGTAAGCAAAAATTGACTTTACCATCATGCATGACCATGACACAACTGATTTCATGCTAAGAATctgtattataaaataaaataagaatcctcaaattttaatttgataacgTAAGTCAGATGACTTACCAAGATAAAGAAAGCAGTAGAGAGGAATGCCTTGAGTACAAAAAGCGTAACACTCAAAGCCACAATTGTTACTGAAATCCTTGCTATTGGCCTTGGAACAGAATTCTAGCATCAGAGTAGAGAAACACAAAAATCagtatttttaacaaatttgaGAGGTGGGCTTGAATATATCTAACAGTAATATAATGTTTGAAGGGAAATTCTGACTTACAGGAACCAGATTAGTCCCTGCCTCAATTCCATCCCTTCCAACTCTCCATGCATTCTGCAGAACTATTTCATAATCACAGCAACAGTTGAAACAAAAGACAAAATGATCAGGCTTCTTAGAAAAGCAAAAAAATGGTAAAAGGAAGTAGGCAAAATAAATTGACCAGAATTGATACAGAACAGCCCAGCAAAAGATCAATGTTCCCCATTCAAAAAGTGCAAAATAACAAGGTACTCTAAACCTGCAACAATTCATAATAAAATGATGTTTTCCTTTCAATAAAGATGGCACTTAATGACCATTTGCCAGCATCATGTTGACCCCTCATGAAATTAAGAAAAGGCATGCAATTACCAGGTTTAATCAATAATAGTTGCTATCATAAAAGGATCATATCATCGACATAGTCACAAGTATAGGAAATTTGTTGTTAAAATAGCTGCAACGAAGAAAATAATCTGAAGGTTATATTGATAGAGGTGACtcaaaattttaaccacaaattGGCAAAGGAGATAAATCATATGCATTAAACCCATTTAACCAAAAACTAtctcatttttaatatttctaacTTCAATAATAACAGTTTCTTCACTAACATCCAGCAATCATCTTCTTATCCACGAAACTCTCTGCTAACAACAAAACCCCTAAATCAAACTTAAAAATCACCACCCTTCACCTTTtctaaacatataaaaaataattcaataaaGAACAATGAGGCCAACCTTTAAGAAAATTTGATTGTGCTGCGAAAACTACAAAAGTGGGACGAGGCTTCTGCGTTCTGGAACTCTTGAAATGAGTGATTGAAGGGAAAGGTTGATTCTTTAACCTCAAAAGGGGATTGGGTAACCGAAACTGATGATGGGAAGGAACCAAGGTTTGGTTTTGGCGGCAATTCGAAAAACCAGAAGCCACAAAACAAAAATTGCGAACAACAGTGGAAGCAGACATTTTTTCTCTGTCTCAAATATATtaacttagaaaaaaaatacttaaattactTTCATTCAAAGAAGCTGTGGTTTGTTTGAGGCACACAttgtggaagaagaagaagaagaagtgcaCTGCAAATGGAGGTGAGTTGCGACAAAGTGAGGTAGAAGAAAGAACATAGTAGCATTGTAGTCCTTTGTTCTCAGCCTCACAAAGTTGGGCCCATAAGATGGTCTTCAAGCCCAAGTATTTGTATCCCTTTCTTGTGTgaaaggaaaatgaaaaaaaataaaataaataaatatatatatatatatatactaacatttaaaaatcataaatatataaaaaagaaattatccTTATATTCacatttgtttaattttaaaacacacatttatgttttctaaatctttaataaaataataatcgcATCTTATTTAGCATTTAAAAGGTATTTTACCTtcttacattttaaataaaataaaattgatttttcttatgtttttaataaagtaaTTTGTATGctccttattttattttaaaataaatattattaaaaaataaatattaaattatttaattattttacattaatatTATCTAAAAAATTATGTTGTGACTCAATTATAAATTgtcttataaaaatataaaaaaaaatatttttatggaaaaacattgttttaattaaataaaaatatttataaaatatattattaatatttattatatttaaacatggttttatagaaatataaatattttttaggaacttgaaagtataaatataaattaaataataaaataag comes from the Phaseolus vulgaris cultivar G19833 chromosome 8, P. vulgaris v2.0, whole genome shotgun sequence genome and includes:
- the LOC137824496 gene encoding uncharacterized protein codes for the protein MSASTVVRNFCFVASGFSNCRQNQTLVPSHHQFRLPNPLLRLKNQPFPSITHFKSSRTQKPRPTFVVFAAQSNFLKVLQNAWRVGRDGIEAGTNLVPNSVPRPIARISVTIVALSVTLFVLKAFLSTAFFILATIGLSYFAYLAFNKDQGPRGNGETTSTPMDDPVEEARKIMDKYK